The Pseudomonas azotoformans genome has a segment encoding these proteins:
- the treS gene encoding maltose alpha-D-glucosyltransferase, producing the protein MTAAENNHVSWLVEQSMLHAARQRAKLYSGQGRLWQQPYAQTRPRDASALSSVWFTAYPASIVTREGGTVLEALGDEALWQALSKIGIQGIHNGPLKKSGGLKGTQHTPTIDGNFDRISFEIDPELGTEAQLQALTRMAAAHNAVIIDDVIPSHTGKGADFRLAEMAYEDYPGLYHMVEIREEDWALLPDVAEGRDAQNLSPVQVDALRDKHYIVGQLQRVIFFEPGVKETDWSATDVVLGVDGKPRRWVYLHYFKEGQPSLNWLDPTFAAQQMIIGDALHAIDVMGAKILRLDANGFLGVERKLDGTAWSESHPLSITGNQLLGGAIRKAGGFSFQELNLTVDDIASMSHGGADLSYDFITRPAYQHALLMGDAEFLRLMLREMHRQGIDPGSLIHALQNHDELTLELVHFWTLHAHDTFLYQGQTFPGNILREHIREQMYERLAGEHAPYNLKFVTNGVSCTTASIITAALGIRDLEAITEADIRQIRQIHLLLVMYNAMQPGVFALSGWDLVGALPLAAEEVEHLMQDGDTRWIHRGAYDLVDLNPDAALSAGHMPRSKSLYGSLNSQLQDPESFSSQLQKILAVRRAYDIAASRQILVPEVENSALLVMVHELPAGKGTQITALNFGATPITETLHLSDIAAGMVVDIINERVEGDLTAEGEFTITLDAYEGLALRVVSSSPQ; encoded by the coding sequence ATGACGGCGGCTGAAAACAACCATGTGAGCTGGCTGGTGGAACAATCGATGCTGCACGCGGCACGCCAGCGCGCCAAGCTCTATTCGGGCCAGGGCCGGTTGTGGCAGCAGCCGTACGCGCAGACGCGGCCCCGTGATGCTTCGGCCCTGTCGTCCGTGTGGTTTACCGCGTACCCGGCCTCGATTGTGACCCGTGAGGGCGGCACGGTGCTGGAGGCGCTGGGGGATGAGGCGCTGTGGCAGGCGTTGTCGAAGATTGGCATCCAGGGCATCCACAATGGCCCATTGAAGAAGTCCGGCGGCCTGAAGGGCACGCAGCACACACCGACCATCGACGGCAATTTCGACCGCATCAGCTTCGAGATCGACCCGGAGTTGGGCACCGAGGCGCAGTTGCAGGCGTTGACGCGCATGGCGGCGGCGCACAATGCGGTGATCATCGACGATGTGATCCCGTCCCACACCGGCAAGGGCGCGGATTTCCGGCTGGCCGAGATGGCCTACGAGGACTATCCCGGCCTGTACCACATGGTCGAAATCCGCGAGGAGGACTGGGCGCTGCTGCCCGACGTCGCTGAGGGCCGTGACGCGCAAAACCTCAGCCCCGTCCAGGTCGATGCGTTGCGTGACAAACACTACATCGTCGGCCAGTTGCAGCGGGTGATCTTCTTCGAGCCCGGCGTCAAGGAAACCGACTGGAGCGCGACAGACGTGGTGCTCGGTGTGGATGGCAAGCCGCGTCGCTGGGTGTACCTGCATTACTTCAAGGAAGGCCAGCCATCGCTGAATTGGCTGGACCCGACCTTTGCCGCGCAGCAGATGATCATCGGTGATGCGCTGCACGCCATCGACGTGATGGGCGCGAAGATCCTGCGCCTGGACGCCAACGGTTTTCTTGGTGTGGAGCGCAAGCTGGACGGCACGGCCTGGTCCGAGAGCCATCCGCTGTCGATCACCGGCAACCAGTTGCTCGGCGGCGCGATTCGCAAGGCCGGCGGTTTCAGTTTCCAGGAGTTGAACCTCACCGTGGATGACATCGCTTCCATGTCCCATGGTGGCGCCGACCTGTCCTATGACTTCATCACCCGTCCGGCGTACCAGCATGCACTGCTAATGGGCGACGCCGAGTTCCTGCGCCTGATGTTGCGTGAAATGCACCGCCAAGGTATCGACCCCGGTTCGCTGATCCATGCGTTGCAGAACCACGATGAGCTGACCCTGGAGTTGGTGCACTTCTGGACGTTACACGCCCATGACACCTTCCTGTACCAGGGCCAGACCTTTCCCGGCAATATCCTGCGCGAGCACATTCGCGAGCAGATGTACGAGCGCCTGGCCGGTGAGCATGCGCCGTATAACCTCAAGTTTGTGACCAATGGCGTGTCGTGCACCACGGCCAGCATCATCACGGCGGCGCTGGGCATTCGTGATCTGGAGGCGATCACCGAAGCTGACATCCGGCAGATCCGCCAGATCCATTTGCTGCTGGTGATGTACAACGCCATGCAGCCTGGGGTGTTTGCCTTGTCGGGTTGGGACTTGGTGGGCGCGCTGCCGCTAGCGGCCGAAGAGGTCGAGCACTTGATGCAGGATGGCGACACCCGTTGGATTCATCGCGGCGCGTATGACCTGGTGGATTTGAACCCGGACGCAGCGCTTTCGGCTGGCCACATGCCACGCTCGAAAAGCCTTTACGGCAGCTTGAACAGCCAGTTGCAGGACCCCGAATCCTTTTCTTCGCAACTGCAGAAAATCCTCGCGGTGCGCCGTGCCTATGACATCGCCGCCAGCCGCCAGATTCTGGTGCCGGAGGTTGAAAACTCGGCACTGCTGGTAATGGTGCATGAATTGCCGGCCGGCAAAGGCACGCAAATCACTGCACTGAATTTTGGTGCCACGCCGATCACTGAAACCCTGCATCTATCGGATATTGCTGCCGGGATGGTAGTGGACATCATCAATGAGCGTGTGGAAGGCGACCTGACGGCGGAGGGGGAATTCACCATTACCCTGGATGCGTATGAGGGGTTGGCGTTGCGG
- a CDS encoding AraC family transcriptional regulator — protein sequence MLQNAFATLCQGSNPQDIEQLLGSVAQLLPMLDVIPNAAIFIKDTQARYVLANRTLVQRCGLKQLQPLLGKTSAEVFPAQLGPGYTEQDRRVLEQGFVLEDQLELHLYGTREPGWCLTHKWPLYSHTGAIIGLAGISVDLQTASESHPAYQRLAAVDAHIRAHFNRRVTLGELTRIAGISVAQLERYCKRVFHLTPRQMIQKVRLEQAHRLLHTDLPITEVALQCGYTDHSAFTRQFKASTGFTPRQYRQLA from the coding sequence ATGCTGCAGAACGCGTTTGCGACCCTTTGCCAAGGGAGCAACCCCCAAGACATCGAACAGTTATTGGGCAGTGTCGCGCAGCTATTGCCGATGCTGGACGTGATCCCCAATGCCGCGATTTTCATCAAGGACACCCAGGCCCGCTATGTGCTCGCCAACCGCACCCTGGTGCAGCGCTGCGGCCTCAAGCAACTGCAACCGCTGCTGGGCAAGACCAGTGCCGAAGTCTTCCCCGCGCAGTTGGGGCCGGGCTACACCGAACAGGACCGGCGCGTGCTGGAGCAGGGCTTTGTGCTGGAAGATCAGCTGGAACTGCACTTGTACGGCACCCGCGAACCCGGCTGGTGCCTGACCCACAAGTGGCCGCTGTACAGCCACACAGGGGCGATCATCGGCCTGGCGGGTATCTCGGTCGACCTGCAAACCGCCAGTGAAAGCCACCCGGCGTACCAGCGCCTGGCCGCCGTGGACGCCCATATCCGCGCACACTTCAACCGCCGCGTGACCCTGGGTGAACTGACCCGGATCGCCGGCATTTCAGTGGCGCAGTTGGAGCGCTACTGCAAGCGCGTGTTCCACCTCACGCCACGGCAGATGATCCAGAAGGTACGGCTGGAGCAGGCGCACCGGCTGTTGCACACCGACCTGCCGATCACCGAAGTGGCGCTGCAATGCGGGTATACCGACCACAGTGCGTTTACCCGCCAATTCAAGGCGTCGACGGGGTTTACGCCGAGGCAGTATCGGCAGCTGGCGTAG
- a CDS encoding APC family permease: protein MSAQGKFKKQLSLMDLTFIGLGAIFGSGWLFAASHVSAIAGPAGIISWLIGGFAVLLLGIVYCELGAALPRAGGVVRYPVYSHGPLLGYLMGFITLIAFSSLVAIEVVASRQYAAAWFPELTKTGSSDPTTLGWLVQFALLCLFFVLNYRSVKTFAIANNLVSVFKFIVPLLVIGVLFTFFKPANFQVQGFAPFGLSGIEMAVSAGGVIFAYLGLTPIISVASEVKNPQRTIPIALILSVLLSTAIYVLLQTAFLGGVPTEMLANGWAGISKELALPYRDIALALGVGWLAYLVVADAVISPSGCGNIYMNATPRVVYGWAQTGTFFKIFTRIDEKSGIPRPALWLTFGLSVFWTLPFPSWEALINVVSAALILSYAVAPVTVAALRRNATQMARPFRVKGMAVLGPLSFIIAALIVYWSGWSTVSWLLGLQILMFVVYLLCARWVPTAHLNIKQQVRSSAWLIGFYAVTILLSKLGSFGGIGVISHPLDTIVVAVCALGIYYWGAATGVPAHLVRLEHEADESEAVDEPHAPLTPATY, encoded by the coding sequence ATGTCAGCTCAAGGCAAGTTCAAGAAACAGCTTTCCCTGATGGACCTGACCTTTATCGGGTTGGGTGCCATCTTTGGTTCGGGCTGGTTGTTTGCAGCCAGCCACGTATCTGCAATCGCAGGCCCAGCGGGCATCATTTCCTGGCTCATCGGCGGTTTCGCGGTGCTGCTGCTGGGCATTGTGTACTGCGAATTGGGCGCCGCATTGCCCCGCGCCGGCGGCGTGGTGCGCTACCCGGTCTACTCCCATGGCCCACTGCTGGGCTACCTGATGGGCTTCATCACCCTGATCGCGTTTTCCAGCCTGGTGGCCATCGAAGTGGTCGCCTCGCGCCAGTATGCGGCGGCGTGGTTTCCAGAGCTGACCAAGACCGGTTCCAGCGACCCGACTACCCTCGGCTGGCTGGTGCAATTCGCCCTGCTGTGCCTGTTCTTCGTGCTCAATTACCGCAGCGTGAAAACCTTCGCCATCGCCAATAACCTAGTCAGCGTCTTCAAGTTCATCGTGCCACTGTTGGTGATCGGTGTGCTGTTCACCTTCTTCAAACCGGCGAACTTCCAGGTGCAGGGTTTTGCGCCGTTCGGGCTGTCGGGCATCGAGATGGCGGTGTCGGCCGGTGGGGTGATTTTTGCCTACCTGGGCCTGACGCCGATCATCTCGGTGGCCAGTGAAGTGAAGAACCCGCAGCGCACGATTCCGATTGCCTTGATCCTTTCGGTGTTGTTGTCGACCGCCATCTACGTGCTGCTGCAAACCGCCTTCCTCGGTGGCGTGCCCACGGAAATGCTCGCCAATGGCTGGGCCGGGATCAGCAAGGAACTGGCGCTGCCTTATCGGGATATCGCCCTGGCGCTGGGCGTGGGTTGGTTGGCCTACCTGGTGGTGGCCGACGCGGTGATCTCACCCAGTGGCTGCGGCAATATCTACATGAACGCCACCCCTCGCGTGGTGTATGGCTGGGCGCAGACCGGCACGTTCTTCAAGATTTTCACGCGTATCGATGAGAAGTCCGGCATTCCACGCCCGGCGCTGTGGCTGACCTTTGGTTTGTCGGTGTTCTGGACCCTACCGTTTCCGTCCTGGGAAGCACTGATCAATGTGGTGTCTGCGGCGCTGATCCTCAGCTATGCCGTGGCCCCAGTGACTGTTGCCGCGCTGCGTCGCAATGCAACGCAGATGGCGCGGCCGTTCCGGGTCAAGGGCATGGCGGTGCTGGGTCCGCTGTCGTTCATCATCGCCGCGCTGATCGTGTACTGGTCCGGCTGGAGCACGGTGTCCTGGCTGCTCGGCCTGCAGATCCTCATGTTCGTGGTGTACCTGCTGTGCGCACGCTGGGTGCCGACTGCGCACCTCAATATCAAACAACAAGTGCGCTCGTCTGCCTGGCTGATCGGCTTCTATGCGGTGACCATCCTGCTGTCCAAGCTTGGCAGTTTTGGCGGCATCGGCGTGATCAGCCACCCGCTCGACACGATTGTCGTCGCCGTTTGCGCACTCGGCATTTACTACTGGGGCGCCGCCACTGGCGTACCGGCTCACCTGGTACGGCTGGAACACGAAGCCGATGAAAGCGAAGCGGTCGATGAACCTCACGCCCCGCTGACACCCGCGACTTACTGA
- a CDS encoding 4-hydroxyproline epimerase yields MKRLHVIDSHTGGEPTRLVMSGFPALSGATIADQLHSLRTEHDHWRRACLLEPRGNDVLVGALYCEPVTPGAVCGVIFFNNAGYLGMCGHGTIGLVASLHHLGRIQPGVHAIDTPVGPVEATLHTDGSVTLCNVPAYRLRKQVPVEVPGHGVVYGDIAWGGNWFFLVSDHGQRLQMDNVDALTDYTWAMLKALEDQGIHGADGALIDHIELFADDDLADSRNFVMCPGKAYDRSPCGTGTSAKLACLAADEKLKPGETWTQASITGSQFEGRYEWDGERVRPFITGSAYMTADSTLLIDERDPFAWGI; encoded by the coding sequence ATGAAGCGACTGCATGTGATCGACTCCCACACCGGCGGCGAACCGACGCGCCTGGTCATGAGCGGTTTCCCGGCGCTGAGCGGCGCCACGATTGCCGATCAATTGCACAGCCTGCGCACCGAGCATGATCACTGGCGCCGTGCCTGCCTGCTGGAGCCGCGCGGCAACGATGTATTGGTCGGCGCGCTGTATTGCGAGCCCGTCACGCCGGGCGCGGTCTGTGGCGTGATCTTCTTCAACAACGCCGGTTACCTCGGCATGTGCGGCCACGGCACCATCGGCCTGGTCGCGTCGCTGCACCACTTGGGGCGCATCCAGCCCGGCGTGCACGCCATCGACACGCCTGTCGGTCCAGTGGAGGCCACGCTGCACACAGACGGCAGCGTGACGCTGTGCAATGTGCCCGCCTACCGGCTGCGCAAACAGGTGCCAGTGGAGGTGCCAGGGCATGGCGTGGTCTACGGCGATATCGCCTGGGGCGGCAACTGGTTTTTCCTGGTGTCGGACCATGGCCAACGCTTGCAGATGGACAACGTGGATGCGCTTACCGATTACACCTGGGCGATGCTCAAGGCCCTGGAGGATCAAGGCATTCACGGTGCGGATGGCGCGCTGATCGACCACATCGAACTGTTCGCCGATGACGACCTTGCCGACAGCCGCAACTTCGTGATGTGCCCCGGCAAGGCCTACGACCGCTCGCCCTGCGGCACCGGCACCAGCGCCAAGCTGGCCTGCCTGGCCGCCGATGAAAAACTCAAGCCCGGTGAAACCTGGACCCAAGCCAGCATCACCGGCAGCCAATTCGAAGGCCGCTATGAATGGGACGGCGAGCGCGTGCGGCCCTTCATCACCGGCAGCGCCTACATGACCGCCGACAGCACCTTACTGATCGACGAGCGCGACCCGTTTGCCTGGGGCATCTAA
- a CDS encoding dihydrodipicolinate synthase family protein → MSDNIFTGCIPALMTPCTAERKPDFDALVAKGRELIDIGMSAVVYCGSMGDWPLLTEAERQEGVARLVAAGVPTIVGTGAVNSREAVAHAAHAAKVGAHGLMVIPRVLSRGASATAQKAHFSAILKAAPNLPAVIYNSPYYGFATRADLFFELRREHPNLIGFKEFGGGADLRYAAEHITSQDDNVTLMVGVDTQVVHGFVNCNATGAITGIGNALPREVLQLVALSKKAAKGDAKARRQARELEAALAVLSSFDEGCDLVLYYKHLMVLNGDKGYALHFNETDVLSDAQRRYAENQYALFRQWYANWSAEQNVA, encoded by the coding sequence ATGAGCGACAACATCTTCACCGGCTGCATCCCCGCCCTGATGACCCCGTGCACCGCCGAGCGCAAACCGGACTTCGACGCCCTGGTCGCCAAAGGCCGGGAATTGATCGATATCGGCATGAGCGCCGTGGTGTACTGCGGCTCCATGGGCGACTGGCCGTTGCTCACCGAGGCCGAACGCCAGGAAGGCGTGGCACGCCTGGTGGCGGCCGGTGTACCGACCATCGTCGGCACCGGTGCGGTCAACAGCCGTGAAGCCGTGGCCCATGCCGCCCACGCCGCCAAAGTCGGCGCCCATGGCCTGATGGTGATTCCGCGCGTACTGTCCCGTGGTGCCTCCGCTACCGCACAGAAGGCGCACTTCTCGGCCATCCTCAAGGCTGCGCCAAACCTGCCTGCGGTGATCTACAACAGCCCCTACTACGGCTTCGCCACCCGCGCTGACCTGTTTTTTGAACTGCGCCGCGAACACCCGAACCTGATTGGCTTCAAGGAATTTGGCGGCGGCGCCGACCTGCGCTACGCCGCCGAACACATCACCTCCCAGGACGATAATGTGACCTTGATGGTCGGCGTGGACACCCAGGTGGTGCACGGCTTCGTCAACTGCAACGCCACCGGCGCCATCACCGGTATCGGCAACGCCCTGCCTCGGGAAGTGCTGCAACTGGTGGCCTTGAGCAAAAAAGCCGCCAAGGGCGATGCCAAGGCCCGTCGCCAGGCCCGAGAGCTGGAGGCCGCGCTGGCAGTACTGTCGTCCTTCGACGAAGGCTGCGACCTGGTGCTGTATTACAAGCACTTGATGGTACTTAACGGTGACAAAGGCTACGCCCTGCACTTCAATGAAACGGATGTGCTCAGCGACGCCCAGCGCCGTTATGCCGAGAACCAGTACGCACTGTTCCGCCAGTGGTACGCCAACTGGTCGGCGGAACAGAACGTCGCCTGA
- a CDS encoding aldehyde dehydrogenase (NADP(+)): protein MTLTGKMLIGQQLISGNREAIRAINPATDTPMEPAYPGGDGEQVAQACALAWAAFDKYRETSLEARASFLEAIATQIEALGDELIERAVAETGLPHARIQGERGRTCGQLRTFARTVRAGEWLDVRVDPSQPQRQPLPRPDLRQRHIALGPVAVFGASNFPLAFSVAGGDTASALAAGCPVVVKAHGAHPGTSELVGRAVAQAVKACGLPEGVFSLLYGSGREVGIALVTDPRIKAVGFTGSRSGGVALTQAAQARPEPIPVYAEMSSINPVYLFPAALTTRGEALAKGFVASLTQGAGQFCTNPGLVIAVQGPALDRFIGTASEMLPNCAAQTMLTPGIFSAFDAGVAALTEHAKVAAKGLPAEGPNRGQAHLFVTQAKDFLANEHLQAEVFGAASLIVVCANNQEMHQVSEHLEGQLTATLQMDDEDLPSAKALLPLLERKAGRLLVNGWPTGVEVCDAMVHGGPFPATSDSRSTSVGTAAIQRFLRPVCYQDFPDALLPAALQHGNPLLLRRLLDGQREA, encoded by the coding sequence ATGACTCTGACGGGCAAAATGCTGATCGGTCAGCAACTCATTTCCGGAAACCGCGAGGCGATCCGGGCGATCAATCCCGCCACCGATACCCCCATGGAACCGGCCTATCCAGGCGGCGACGGCGAACAGGTGGCCCAGGCGTGTGCCTTGGCGTGGGCGGCGTTTGATAAGTACCGCGAAACGTCGCTGGAGGCGCGTGCCAGCTTTCTTGAAGCCATCGCCACGCAGATCGAAGCCCTGGGTGATGAGCTGATCGAACGTGCCGTTGCCGAAACCGGCCTGCCCCACGCGCGCATCCAAGGCGAACGCGGGCGCACCTGCGGCCAACTGCGCACCTTTGCTCGCACCGTACGCGCCGGGGAATGGCTGGATGTGCGGGTGGACCCTTCACAGCCGCAACGCCAGCCACTGCCTCGTCCAGACCTGCGCCAGCGCCATATCGCGCTGGGCCCGGTGGCCGTGTTCGGTGCGAGCAATTTCCCCCTGGCGTTTTCCGTAGCCGGTGGCGACACCGCCTCCGCGCTGGCCGCCGGTTGCCCAGTGGTGGTCAAGGCCCATGGCGCGCATCCGGGCACCAGTGAACTGGTGGGCCGGGCGGTGGCGCAGGCAGTCAAGGCTTGTGGCTTGCCCGAAGGCGTGTTTTCGCTGTTGTACGGTTCGGGACGCGAGGTGGGGATTGCGCTGGTCACCGATCCGCGCATCAAGGCGGTTGGTTTCACCGGCTCGCGCAGCGGTGGCGTGGCGTTGACCCAAGCGGCGCAGGCCCGGCCCGAGCCGATTCCGGTGTATGCGGAGATGAGTTCGATCAATCCGGTGTATCTGTTCCCAGCCGCACTCACCACACGCGGTGAAGCGTTGGCGAAAGGCTTTGTGGCGTCGCTGACTCAGGGTGCCGGGCAGTTTTGCACCAACCCAGGTTTGGTGATCGCCGTACAAGGGCCCGCGCTGGATCGTTTTATCGGCACGGCCAGTGAAATGCTGCCCAACTGTGCAGCGCAGACCATGCTGACCCCCGGCATTTTCAGTGCCTTCGATGCAGGCGTGGCCGCACTGACAGAACACGCCAAGGTGGCGGCAAAAGGGTTGCCAGCAGAAGGCCCCAACAGAGGCCAAGCCCACCTGTTCGTGACTCAGGCCAAGGATTTTTTAGCCAATGAACACCTGCAAGCCGAAGTCTTCGGCGCCGCTTCATTGATCGTCGTATGCGCCAATAACCAAGAGATGCATCAGGTTTCCGAGCACTTGGAGGGCCAACTGACCGCCACCTTACAGATGGATGACGAAGATCTGCCAAGCGCCAAAGCCCTGCTGCCGTTGCTTGAGCGCAAGGCCGGGCGCCTGCTGGTCAATGGTTGGCCGACGGGTGTGGAAGTCTGTGATGCCATGGTGCATGGCGGCCCCTTCCCCGCCACGTCAGA